DNA from Bacteroidota bacterium:
CATTTGATCTTAAGGAACTAATACGTATTCAATATTCCTTTACAGATTTTTTTAACGAGGGATGGTCCTTCATAAATAAATCCTGTATAAATCTGCACAAGAGAAGCTCCAGCGTTTAATTTTTCAATCGCATCTTCAGCAGAATGAATTCCACCCGAGGCGATGATAGGAAAACTCTTGCCGCTTTTATCTGAAAGATATTTTATTACTTCGGTGGAACGTTTTGCCAACGGCTTGCCGCTTAAACCTCCGGCACCGATAGAAGTGAGAAGTGAGAAGTGAGAAGTGAGATTGTCTCTTGAGATTGTTGTGTTGGTGGCAACCAAGCCATCAATTTTTGTTTCGCGGACGATTTCAATGATATCATCAAGTTGTTCATTCGTTAAGTCGGGAGCAATTTTTAAAAGAATTGGTTTTGGATTTCCCCTTTGAGCATTGAGCTGCTTTAATCTGGAAAGGATTTTCTTCAGCGGTTCTTTCTCCTGCAATTCGCGCAGGCCGGGAGTATTTGGAGAAGAAACATTCACCACAAAGAAATTTACATAGTGATAAAGTTTTTCAAAGCAGTATTCATAATCTGTGAGCGCGTTTTCATTCGGAGTGATTTTGTTCTTGCCGATATTTCCTCCGATAATTAATTTAAAGTTTTTTCTTTTCTTCAACCGTTCTACCATTGCTTCCACTCCATCGTTATTAAATCCCATCCGGTTTATCAATGCTTCATCCATCGGCAGGCGGAACAATCTTGGCTTTTCATTTCCCGGCTGGGGTTTTGGCGTTACTGTTCCCACTTCAATAAAACCGAAACCAAGAGTTGCCATTTCGTCAAAAAATTTCGCATCCTTGTCGAAACCAGCAGCAAGACCAACGGGGTTTTCGAATGTAATACCGAAAAGATTTTTTTTCAGCCGCTTATCATTTACGCAGTATAAGCTTTTGAGCAACCATGATTTTCCGGGAATCCAAAAAGATATTTTCAAAAGAAAAACAACGAGATGGTGAGTGGCTTCGGGAGGGAAAAGAAAAAGAATCGGGCGGAAGATGAATTTATACATCAGCGACAAATTTACGAGTAATTCTGATTCTCATAATTTTGCATATCCAAAACAAAAAAATATGAAAACATTTTATACCATCGGGTTTCTTATTCTTTCAAACACATTCATGACTCTTGCCTGGTACGGACATTTAAAGTTTAAAGAATTGAACTGGTTTCAAAACGCTGGGCTTATCACCATCGTTCTCATCTGCTGGGGAATTGCGCTGTTTGAATATTTCTTTCAAGTGCCTGCAAACAGAATCGGCTATGAAGGAAATGGCGGCCCATTCAGTTTGGTTCAGCTAAAAGTAATTCAGGAAGTGATTACGCTGGTGGTTTTCTCAGGATTCCTTCTTATCTTTTTCAAAAACGAAATGCTGAAATGGAATCACCTTGTGGGATTTGTGTTTCTGGTGCTGGCGGTGTATTTTGTGTTTAAGAAATAGGCACGCCTGCTTTGCCGCGCTGCATTATTTCTTCCTCTTTTTTTGCAATTCATTAATCTCCTTCAGGTAGCCATTTTCTTTTTTCAGGTCTTCCATTTCTTTGCGGAGGATTTTTATTTCATCGCTTTCGTTTTGTTGAATGATTTCTTTCGGAGGAAGATACACGTATTGAAAAAGATTATGGTCAAGCGCTTTTGAAATCGCTTCGAGCAAGTAAGGGTCTATCAAATCCCGCTTCAGGATGCGGTGAACTGCCTGAGGCGTGTAGTTGATCTGAGTGGCTAACTCGCGAACGCTCATCTGCTTTTGGCGAAGTAGTTTTTCAATCGTGTTTCCTATATGAATGTCCATGACAAATGGTTTTTCAAACCTTATTGCCTTAGATATGTCAAATTATGTGCCAAAGTTGCATTGATTGTAAACTATCGGTTTCATAAAAGAAACTATTGCTTTAATAAAAGAAACGAACAGGTTAATAAAATCAACTATCGGGTTCACGTAAGCAACAATCGCTTTCAGGAAAGAAACTATCAGTTGAATAAAAGAAACGATTAGGTTAATGAAAGAAACTACCAGTTGAATGAAAGAAACGATTGGTTGAATAAAAGAAACTATCGGGTTCAGAAAAGCAGGGAACGCTCTAAGACAAACAAGTTAATTGTCGGTGATTACTAATTTATCTGTTGTGATTGTTTTATTGTCTTGTGTGATGCGAAAAAAATACAACCCGCCTGGAAGATTATCGCGCGTGAGAGTAACTGTTTGCCCCGAAATGTTTTTTATTTGCTTTACTGCCTGCCCGAATGAATTGTAAATGGTGAGGGTTGCGTTGTGTAAAGGAATGCCTGCCCCGTTGGAAAGATTTCCTA
Protein-coding regions in this window:
- a CDS encoding DMT family protein, whose protein sequence is MKTFYTIGFLILSNTFMTLAWYGHLKFKELNWFQNAGLITIVLICWGIALFEYFFQVPANRIGYEGNGGPFSLVQLKVIQEVITLVVFSGFLLIFFKNEMLKWNHLVGFVFLVLAVYFVFKK
- a CDS encoding quinone-dependent dihydroorotate dehydrogenase, translated to MYKFIFRPILFLFPPEATHHLVVFLLKISFWIPGKSWLLKSLYCVNDKRLKKNLFGITFENPVGLAAGFDKDAKFFDEMATLGFGFIEVGTVTPKPQPGNEKPRLFRLPMDEALINRMGFNNDGVEAMVERLKKRKNFKLIIGGNIGKNKITPNENALTDYEYCFEKLYHYVNFFVVNVSSPNTPGLRELQEKEPLKKILSRLKQLNAQRGNPKPILLKIAPDLTNEQLDDIIEIVRETKIDGLVATNTTISRDNLTSHFSLLTSIGAGGLSGKPLAKRSTEVIKYLSDKSGKSFPIIASGGIHSAEDAIEKLNAGASLVQIYTGFIYEGPSLVKKICKGILNTY